A stretch of Pseudomonas sp. LS.1a DNA encodes these proteins:
- a CDS encoding cupin domain-containing protein translates to MSDFITVLRETCPTPVVDATKWKRIGGDPHTVNLNAYLSADGSKIMGTWICTPGKFEVNYEKWEFCHFLDGYCIITPEGEEPKHLKAGDVFVIEPGMKGTWEVVETVRKYFVFA, encoded by the coding sequence ATGTCCGATTTCATCACCGTCCTGCGCGAAACCTGCCCGACACCGGTCGTGGACGCCACCAAGTGGAAGCGCATCGGCGGCGATCCGCACACCGTCAACCTCAACGCCTACCTGTCGGCCGACGGCAGCAAGATCATGGGCACCTGGATCTGCACCCCGGGCAAGTTCGAGGTCAACTATGAGAAGTGGGAGTTCTGCCACTTCCTCGATGGCTACTGCATCATCACCCCGGAAGGCGAAGAGCCGAAGCACCTGAAAGCGGGTGATGTGTTCGTGATCGAGCCGGGAATGAAAGGCACCTGGGAAGTGGTCGAGACTGTGCGCAAGTACTTCGTCTTTGCCTGA
- the dmeF gene encoding CDF family Co(II)/Ni(II) efflux transporter DmeF: MATQTSDRWQHSHQFHTSNLGAERKTRLAVWLTAVMMVAEITGGWFFNSMALLADGWHMSSHALALGLSLLAYAAARRYAGDRRFAFGTWKIEILGGYSSALLLLGVAGLMAFQSVERLLTPGPIHYDEAIFIAAVGLAVNLICAWLLRDDHHHHDHHHHGHDHHHDHGHHHHDLNLRSAYLHVMADAATSVLAIVALLAGKYWGAGWLDPVMGLVGALLVALWARGLLRDTGRVLLDAEMDAPVVEEIREVVAQLPVPASITDLHVWRVGKDQYACILGLAARAELSADSVRMALGVHEELAHITVEVNRLA, translated from the coding sequence ATGGCGACACAAACCTCAGACCGCTGGCAGCACAGCCACCAGTTCCATACCAGCAACCTGGGCGCCGAGCGCAAGACGCGCCTGGCGGTGTGGCTGACCGCGGTGATGATGGTGGCGGAAATTACCGGGGGCTGGTTCTTCAATTCCATGGCGTTGCTGGCCGACGGCTGGCACATGAGTTCCCATGCCCTGGCCTTGGGCCTGTCGCTGCTGGCCTACGCCGCCGCTCGGCGCTATGCCGGCGACCGGCGCTTTGCCTTCGGCACCTGGAAGATCGAGATTCTCGGCGGCTACTCCAGCGCCCTGCTGTTACTGGGCGTGGCCGGGCTGATGGCGTTCCAGTCGGTGGAGCGCCTGCTGACACCGGGGCCGATCCACTATGACGAGGCGATCTTCATCGCCGCCGTGGGCCTGGCCGTCAACCTGATCTGTGCCTGGCTGCTGCGTGACGACCATCACCATCACGATCATCACCACCATGGCCATGATCATCACCACGACCACGGCCACCATCACCACGACCTGAACCTGCGCTCGGCCTACCTGCATGTGATGGCCGACGCCGCTACCTCGGTGCTGGCGATCGTCGCCCTGCTGGCCGGCAAGTACTGGGGCGCCGGCTGGCTCGACCCGGTCATGGGCCTGGTCGGTGCGCTGCTGGTGGCGCTGTGGGCCCGTGGCCTGCTGCGCGATACCGGGCGGGTGCTGCTGGATGCGGAGATGGATGCGCCGGTGGTGGAAGAAATCCGTGAAGTGGTGGCGCAGCTGCCAGTGCCGGCCAGCATCACCGACCTGCACGTGTGGCGCGTGGGCAAGGACCAGTACGCCTGCATTCTCGGCCTGGCCGCCCGGGCCGAGCTCAGCGCCGACAGCGTGCGCATGGCCCTGGGCGTACACGAAGAACTGGCGCACATCACCGTCGAGGTCAACCGCCTGGCATAG